One genomic region from Candidatus Nanosynbacter sp. TM7-074 encodes:
- a CDS encoding YbhN family protein, with protein MKVMLPKVLQLFKSPRTIMSVLTLVVLAIVIFLSRHELVKAWGLFLNADLWLLFLLLPFQIIVYFAGGEMIFSYLRDKNLIHHISRLEQTRIALELNLVNHIFPSGGVSGISYTTWRMHKLGVSSARSTFAQVIRYVTGFLSLLILLVIAVLALAIDGKVNRYIVAASFLLIIVVLALTFGLIFIFSSKRRMQTTAAGVSKFINTLVKYVTFGKKRRIMNAQKVEDFFVDMQDDFQDLANHPKLLKKPMIWGIVYTAFDVAMFTVAFMSLGVFVNPAILMVGYGVAGLAALFVFTPGGTGVYETIMIIFLSMAGTPPDLAIAGIILTRAILLTGTIVFGYIFYQHALIKYGKPNDSQV; from the coding sequence ATGAAGGTTATGCTACCTAAGGTCTTGCAATTATTTAAGTCGCCGCGAACTATTATGAGCGTTTTGACGTTGGTAGTTTTAGCAATTGTCATTTTCCTGTCGCGACATGAGCTGGTAAAGGCGTGGGGACTATTTTTAAATGCAGATTTATGGCTACTATTCTTATTGCTACCATTTCAGATTATCGTGTATTTTGCTGGCGGCGAAATGATCTTCTCTTATCTTAGGGATAAGAATCTGATCCACCATATTTCCAGATTAGAACAGACAAGGATTGCGCTGGAGCTTAATTTGGTCAATCACATTTTTCCGTCAGGCGGAGTTAGTGGAATTTCGTATACGACGTGGCGAATGCACAAGCTTGGTGTGAGTTCGGCGCGTTCGACATTTGCCCAGGTGATTCGTTATGTGACAGGATTTTTATCTCTCTTGATCCTATTGGTGATTGCCGTGCTGGCTCTGGCTATTGATGGTAAAGTCAATAGATATATTGTAGCGGCGAGCTTTTTGTTAATCATAGTGGTGTTGGCGCTGACTTTTGGATTGATATTTATATTTTCATCCAAGCGGCGTATGCAGACGACGGCTGCAGGTGTCTCGAAGTTTATTAATACACTAGTAAAATATGTGACTTTCGGTAAAAAACGACGGATTATGAATGCTCAGAAGGTGGAGGATTTCTTTGTTGACATGCAAGATGATTTTCAGGATTTGGCGAATCATCCAAAGCTGCTAAAGAAGCCCATGATTTGGGGAATTGTCTATACAGCCTTTGACGTGGCAATGTTTACGGTAGCGTTTATGTCGTTGGGGGTTTTTGTTAATCCAGCAATCTTGATGGTGGGCTATGGAGTTGCAGGATTAGCGGCACTTTTTGTATTTACGCCCGGTGGTACGGGGGTTTATGAGACAATCATGATCATATTCTTAAGTATGGCAGGCACGCCACCGGACTTAGCAATTGCTGGAATTATCTTAACGAGGGCAATTTTACTAACCGGCACCATTGTCTTTGGCTATATTTTTTACCAGCACGCATTGATTAAATATGGCAAGCCAAATGACTCCCAGGTTTAG
- the xseA gene encoding exodeoxyribonuclease VII large subunit produces MASQMTPRFSVSNFIAVVNQTFDVAFAGAIEVEGEVVSFKSYPPKYAFFTLKDEDGSVNCFVGFSNLRTPIEDGMKVVVRAAPSLRDDGKFNLQVQKVFPLGEGNLKRSFDILKQKLATEGLFDVDRKRSLPRYPQRVAVISSTKAAGYADFMKISRDRWGGAKFIVANVNVQGDGAADQIIRAISYFNQMAEPPEVIALIRGGGSAEDLASFNDEQLIRAVAGSRVPIITGIGHEVDESLCDLAADVRAATPSNVAQLLFPDKHELVRHLHFRLIGVKDEIQRAIDEQILRATMLQKDALEQWSSQARDAINATLSQQKIIAEYDPEMALRRGYAMISGDLQVGSIVKITTKDIIMKARIESSERRNNN; encoded by the coding sequence ATGGCAAGCCAAATGACTCCCAGGTTTAGCGTTAGTAATTTTATAGCGGTCGTTAATCAGACTTTTGATGTGGCTTTTGCTGGTGCGATTGAGGTGGAGGGTGAGGTTGTCAGCTTTAAGTCGTATCCGCCAAAATATGCCTTTTTTACTCTGAAGGATGAGGATGGATCGGTTAATTGTTTTGTGGGCTTTAGTAATTTGCGAACGCCAATCGAGGATGGTATGAAAGTGGTGGTCCGGGCGGCACCAAGCCTGAGGGACGACGGTAAGTTTAATTTGCAAGTTCAGAAAGTTTTTCCGCTAGGCGAGGGTAATCTAAAACGGAGTTTCGACATTCTGAAGCAGAAATTGGCTACCGAAGGGCTATTTGACGTTGATCGTAAACGGTCATTACCGCGGTATCCACAGCGGGTGGCTGTTATTTCTAGTACAAAGGCGGCAGGTTACGCCGACTTTATGAAAATCTCTAGAGATCGTTGGGGTGGTGCGAAATTTATTGTTGCTAATGTTAATGTTCAGGGTGACGGCGCGGCAGATCAGATTATACGGGCAATTTCATATTTCAATCAAATGGCAGAACCGCCAGAGGTGATTGCTTTAATTCGTGGTGGCGGTAGTGCTGAGGATTTGGCAAGCTTTAATGACGAACAGCTGATTCGGGCGGTGGCAGGTAGTCGCGTGCCCATAATAACCGGCATTGGGCACGAGGTTGATGAGAGTCTATGTGATCTGGCGGCGGATGTGCGAGCTGCAACACCTAGTAATGTTGCTCAGCTGCTATTTCCAGATAAACATGAATTAGTCAGGCATCTACATTTTCGGTTAATTGGTGTAAAAGATGAAATTCAGAGAGCTATTGATGAGCAGATACTTAGAGCAACAATGTTGCAAAAAGACGCGCTTGAGCAGTGGTCAAGTCAGGCCAGAGATGCTATAAATGCAACATTGTCGCAACAAAAGATTATTGCTGAGTACGATCCAGAAATGGCGTTACGGCGTGGCTACGCTATGATTAGCGGTGATTTACAGGTTGGTAGTATTGTTAAGATTACAACAAAGGATATAATTATGAAAGCGAGGATTGAAAGCAGTGAACGACGAAATAACAATTGA
- a CDS encoding sensor histidine kinase, whose protein sequence is MAGREWSDADFGGLPSVLVAAHELKTPLSLIRQLTLMLGDDLTSEADKKQIQQRIVQTSEQALQLTVDLANSANLTPSLFPLEPVNPLAICQQMAAETRFNAVLYGRKISWPRSGRNSRLILANRTLLGRILANFLNNALKYTEDGSEIKVSVTAVGGAVRLSVRDFGPMMGLKEYRRLLDEMDARKTVRTRPESSGLGIYVASQFAQAMNGQIGLIRHRDGLTFYVDMPISRQLSLL, encoded by the coding sequence ATGGCAGGTAGAGAGTGGAGTGATGCTGATTTTGGAGGGTTGCCGAGCGTCTTGGTGGCGGCACATGAACTAAAAACGCCGCTGTCTTTAATACGGCAATTGACGTTAATGCTCGGCGATGATTTGACGAGTGAAGCTGATAAAAAGCAGATTCAGCAGCGTATCGTCCAGACGTCCGAACAGGCGCTGCAGTTAACAGTCGACTTAGCGAATTCGGCAAATTTGACGCCGTCATTATTTCCTCTGGAGCCAGTTAATCCGTTGGCAATATGTCAGCAAATGGCCGCGGAAACGCGATTTAATGCAGTGCTTTATGGGCGGAAAATTAGCTGGCCTCGGAGCGGGCGAAATAGTCGATTGATTTTGGCAAATCGGACGTTGCTGGGGCGGATTTTGGCAAATTTCTTAAACAATGCTTTGAAATATACTGAGGATGGCTCAGAGATAAAAGTGTCGGTTACGGCTGTTGGTGGCGCAGTGAGGTTAAGCGTTCGCGATTTTGGGCCGATGATGGGTTTGAAGGAGTATCGGCGGCTGCTTGATGAGATGGACGCACGAAAAACGGTGCGGACGCGGCCGGAAAGCAGTGGTTTGGGGATTTATGTGGCTAGTCAATTTGCCCAGGCGATGAATGGTCAAATCGGGCTAATCAGGCATCGGGACGGTTTAACATTTTATGTGGATATGCCGATTAGCCGGCAGCTGAGTTTGCTATGA
- a CDS encoding response regulator codes for MKKLLIVEDDKNWADILCSYAAAVGADTRVVISGGQAMEMIDDWQPDAIVLDMLLAGETAVALLNELRSHADLARLPVAVCSNSDINLEDLRPFGVTALLDKASMRPDEARAVFSEVLDGAE; via the coding sequence ATGAAAAAGTTGCTGATTGTTGAGGATGATAAAAATTGGGCGGATATTTTATGCAGCTATGCGGCAGCGGTTGGTGCGGATACGCGGGTGGTAATTTCTGGCGGCCAGGCGATGGAAATGATTGACGATTGGCAGCCGGACGCGATTGTCCTGGACATGCTGCTGGCGGGCGAAACGGCGGTGGCGCTGCTGAATGAACTGAGGTCGCATGCGGATTTGGCGAGGTTGCCGGTCGCGGTTTGTAGTAATTCTGATATTAATCTGGAGGATTTGCGACCGTTTGGTGTGACGGCGCTGTTAGATAAGGCATCAATGCGACCAGATGAAGCGCGGGCAGTTTTTAGCGAGGTTTTGGATGGGGCAGAGTGA
- the recO gene encoding DNA repair protein RecO, with amino-acid sequence MGQSERLKAIVLRRTNYAEADRVLQLLTPKGRRSVIAKGVRRERSKLAGGIELFAICDVVIRSGRGDLGLLTSARLAAFYRHILEDYERMQFAYSAMKLVSTASENIDEPEWYFVLSQVLEQLNNPEVDQKLIETWFYMQYASLLGDELNLRTDVAAQMLAPDKKYMYDSAEKGLRLAEQGDLSADAIKLLRLIQAKPLANVAQIGGITEVINDCWLAVRQHAAV; translated from the coding sequence ATGGGGCAGAGTGAGCGGTTAAAAGCGATTGTACTGAGGCGGACGAATTACGCCGAGGCGGATCGGGTATTGCAACTACTGACACCGAAAGGTCGGCGCAGCGTTATCGCTAAGGGTGTGCGTCGCGAGCGGTCGAAATTGGCGGGCGGCATTGAATTATTTGCAATTTGTGACGTGGTGATTCGTTCCGGTCGCGGCGATTTGGGGCTATTGACCTCGGCGCGACTGGCGGCGTTTTATCGGCATATTTTGGAAGATTACGAGCGAATGCAATTCGCTTACTCAGCGATGAAGCTGGTATCAACGGCGAGCGAAAACATTGACGAGCCGGAATGGTATTTTGTGCTAAGTCAGGTGCTAGAGCAATTAAATAATCCAGAGGTTGACCAAAAGCTGATTGAAACGTGGTTTTATATGCAATACGCTAGCTTGCTGGGTGATGAGCTGAATTTGCGCACCGATGTGGCAGCTCAGATGTTGGCGCCCGATAAAAAATATATGTACGATAGCGCGGAAAAGGGTCTGCGGCTGGCGGAGCAGGGCGATTTGTCGGCGGACGCCATTAAGCTGCTTCGACTTATTCAAGCGAAGCCGCTGGCGAATGTGGCACAAATTGGCGGGATAACTGAGGTGATCAATGATTGCTGGCTGGCAGTGCGGCAGCACGCGGCGGTGTAA
- a CDS encoding glycine--tRNA ligase gives MNRHVANMEKGCVMGQSKMEAIISLCKRRGFIYQGSDVYGGLSGTWDYGPLGVQLKRNIINLWWRRFVDERDDMYGVDAAILMNQKVWQASGHVDTFVDPLCEDTVNHRRYRTDHILKDNGVDADGMTMAQMDAAIVEQGIKSPDGNPLSKSRTFNMMFKTHVGATESEDSISYLRPETAQGIFTNFKNVVDSFYPNLPFGIAQQGKAFRNEIAPRDFVFRSREFEQMEIEYFVDPEHWQEAFDELLAATHDFLAELGLKPEHIHELDVPAEDRAHYSKKTIDIEYDYPIGREELMGIAYRTDFDLMNIQRASGKSMEYTVKGTNTKFVPHVIEPSFGVERALMAVLSGAYREDEQNGEKRVYLALPEHLAPVKFAVSPLLKNKSELVEKARDVYAALAKANPGRVMWDDNGNIGKRYRRQDEIGTPHCVVIDFQTLEDDTVTVRERDTTEQRRVRVGEL, from the coding sequence ATGAATCGCCATGTTGCCAACATGGAGAAAGGTTGTGTGATGGGTCAATCAAAAATGGAAGCAATTATCAGCCTGTGTAAGCGCCGCGGCTTTATTTATCAGGGTTCGGATGTGTATGGCGGTCTTTCTGGCACGTGGGATTACGGCCCGCTGGGCGTGCAGCTGAAGCGTAATATCATAAATTTGTGGTGGCGCAGGTTTGTTGACGAGCGCGATGATATGTACGGCGTCGATGCGGCGATTTTGATGAATCAGAAGGTCTGGCAGGCGAGCGGGCATGTGGATACCTTTGTCGATCCGCTGTGCGAAGACACGGTCAATCACCGCCGTTACCGCACCGATCATATTCTCAAAGATAATGGTGTCGACGCGGACGGTATGACCATGGCGCAGATGGATGCGGCGATTGTAGAACAGGGCATCAAAAGCCCGGATGGTAATCCACTGAGCAAATCACGAACGTTTAACATGATGTTCAAAACGCACGTTGGCGCGACTGAGAGCGAGGATAGCATTTCTTACCTCCGCCCAGAAACCGCCCAGGGCATCTTCACTAATTTTAAGAACGTTGTTGATAGTTTTTATCCTAATCTGCCATTTGGTATCGCTCAACAGGGTAAGGCCTTTCGTAATGAAATTGCGCCGCGCGACTTTGTCTTTCGCTCTCGGGAATTTGAGCAGATGGAGATTGAATATTTCGTCGACCCTGAGCATTGGCAGGAGGCGTTTGACGAGCTGCTGGCGGCGACACATGATTTTTTGGCAGAACTGGGCTTGAAACCAGAGCATATCCACGAGCTGGACGTGCCAGCGGAGGATCGAGCGCACTACAGCAAAAAGACGATCGACATTGAGTACGATTATCCAATTGGCCGCGAAGAGTTGATGGGTATCGCGTATCGCACTGATTTTGACCTAATGAACATCCAGCGCGCCAGTGGCAAGAGCATGGAATACACCGTCAAGGGGACGAACACAAAATTTGTTCCGCACGTTATTGAGCCGTCGTTTGGTGTCGAGCGGGCACTGATGGCGGTGCTGTCGGGCGCGTACCGCGAGGACGAGCAAAACGGTGAAAAGCGGGTGTATTTGGCGCTGCCAGAGCATTTGGCGCCGGTCAAATTTGCCGTTTCGCCACTGCTGAAAAATAAGTCAGAATTGGTAGAAAAAGCCCGCGACGTCTACGCCGCACTTGCCAAAGCCAACCCCGGACGGGTGATGTGGGATGACAACGGCAATATCGGTAAACGCTACCGCCGCCAAGACGAAATCGGCACGCCGCACTGCGTGGTGATCGATTTCCAGACGCTGGAGGACGACACCGTCACCGTGCGCGAGCGGGATACGACGGAGCAGCGGCGGGTGAGGGTCGGAGAGCTGTAG
- a CDS encoding SAP domain-containing protein, producing MIESRPEFDKITSFDEFNKYYWYREELSQICKSLGLEYRGTKQELNHIIEQYFKGNLIKKSLIKNEKKQVENITLDTPLLECEFSFNAKFREYFSALTGISPFKFTADMAAAWRKVKRENDLSFTIQDMLKVYYGKSDYAKYDNSVCQWNQFLKDFCADENSRNYLNKLKIASILWKEVRNSRNEKIYSKSLLTEYAGKIKEYHN from the coding sequence TTGATAGAAAGTAGACCTGAGTTTGATAAAATTACATCGTTTGACGAGTTTAATAAATATTATTGGTATCGTGAAGAACTTTCACAGATTTGCAAGTCATTAGGATTAGAATATAGAGGTACAAAACAAGAACTCAATCACATTATTGAGCAGTACTTTAAGGGTAATCTGATTAAAAAATCACTAATAAAAAATGAAAAGAAGCAAGTTGAAAATATTACTTTAGATACGCCATTACTTGAATGTGAGTTTTCCTTTAACGCAAAATTTAGAGAATATTTTTCTGCTTTAACAGGTATCTCACCATTTAAATTTACTGCTGATATGGCTGCCGCTTGGAGAAAAGTAAAGAGAGAAAATGATTTGAGTTTTACCATTCAAGATATGCTAAAAGTTTATTATGGGAAATCAGATTATGCCAAGTATGATAATTCGGTTTGTCAATGGAATCAATTTTTAAAGGATTTCTGTGCAGACGAAAATAGTCGCAACTATTTAAACAAATTAAAAATAGCTTCCATTCTTTGGAAAGAAGTTAGAAATTCAAGAAATGAAAAGATTTATTCAAAGAGTCTTTTGACTGAATATGCCGGTAAAATAAAAGAGTATCACAATTAG
- a CDS encoding NUDIX hydrolase, with translation MTKITKGHIITQNLDGTDHLDCLYRISLKALIYNDAGQILVVKEIDRTYWDLPGGGMDFGETIESSLKRELYEEVGYKGGLRYQLFDASDEMYIERIDANQICFYCRVWPENFDFAPGEEGDEVMFINPEELLLQKSEVDAPARAYGAHMKWQELCSLKS, from the coding sequence ATGACAAAAATCACCAAAGGACATATCATTACGCAGAATCTAGATGGAACGGACCATCTGGATTGTTTGTATCGCATTTCGCTCAAAGCCTTGATTTATAACGATGCTGGGCAGATTTTGGTCGTCAAGGAAATTGATCGGACGTATTGGGATTTGCCGGGTGGTGGTATGGATTTTGGCGAGACGATTGAGTCGTCGCTGAAACGTGAGTTGTACGAAGAGGTTGGCTACAAGGGCGGTTTGCGTTATCAGCTTTTTGACGCGTCGGATGAGATGTATATTGAGCGGATTGATGCTAATCAAATCTGTTTTTATTGCCGTGTCTGGCCGGAGAATTTTGACTTTGCGCCAGGTGAAGAGGGTGATGAAGTAATGTTTATTAACCCTGAGGAGTTATTGCTTCAGAAAAGCGAAGTGGATGCGCCAGCTCGAGCCTATGGGGCGCATATGAAATGGCAGGAGCTGTGCAGCTTAAAGAGTTAG